Below is a genomic region from Acidobacteriota bacterium.
AGAGGATTTTCAGGTGGCGCACCCCCTCCACCACGCGCGCGACCGGGAGGAACTCGCCGATCATGGCGGCGACGTCCCGGGGGTCCCCCACGGGGTACTCCGGGATGTGCGGCCGCTGACGCCGCAGCCCCAGGTTGTAGGAGGCGCTGAGCAGGCCGCAGTAGGCGTCCCCCCGCCCCTGGACCAGGTCGTCCCCTCTCTCCTCCGCGGCCGCGGCGAGCATGGCGGGCCCGGAAAACTTCTGCACCAGCAGCGTCTCCGGCCCTTCCGGGCCGAAATTCCCGAGATAGACCACGAGCGCGTCGACCCCCCTGCGCCCGATCTCTTCGAGGGCCGTGCCGACATCCCGCTCGTTCTCGACGACGGTCTCGATTTCCGTAACGGGCACCCCCGCCTCCCTGCAGGCGGCCGCCACCCGGCCCCGCCGCTCGCGGGAGAGTTCGATCGGAAAACAGTCGCGGCTGACGGCCACGATCCCCAGATGGATGGATGGAATATTTTTCATAAAGGCTCCTGTCGCTAGGAAGGGGGGGTTTTCCCCTGGCCGTAATAGGCATCGGGCCCATGCTTGCGGCGGTAGTGTTTTTCCTGGATATATTCCGGAAGCGCGCCGATTCCGGGATCGAGCCCGAGGGTCCCCAGCGCCAGCTGCGCCACCCGCTCGAGGACCAGGCTGTTCTCGACGGCGGCGGCGGCATGCGCTCCCCATGCGAACGGCGCGTGCCCGGCGACGAGAACGCCCGGCGTCGCCAGCGGGTCGAGCCCGCGGAAGCGTTCGACGATGAGCCGGCCCGTTTCCCGTTCGTATTCCCCGCGCACTTCCTCTTCCGAAAGGAACCGGGTCACCGGCACGGCGCCCCTGAAATGATCGGCGTGCGTGGTGCCCAGGCAGGGGATCTCCCTCGAGGCCTGCGCGAACATGGTCGCATAAGGACTGTGCGTGTGGACCACGCCCCCGATCCCTTCGAACGCCCGGTAGAGCTCCAGGTGCGTCGCCGTATCGGAAGAGGGGCGCAACCCGGGGCCGACCTCCCTGCCGTCCAGGTCCACGACAGCCATGTCCCCGGGGGCCATCGACGCGTAGTCGACGCCGCTCGGCTTGATCACCACGATCCCGCGGGAGCGGTCGACGGCGCTGGCGTTCCCCCAGGTCCCGGTCACCAGCCCCAGGCGCACCAGCTCCGTGTTGGCCCTGAAAACCTCTTCCTTGAGCGCGTCCAGATCCGTCATGCCCGCCGCACTTCATCCCGGATATCGAGAAGTTCCTTCATCACACCGTACATGTTACCCGATCCCTCCCGGGTTCCAAAGGCATCGTGCATCCGGCGGTACAGGGCGTAGAGGCGCCGGTAGACCGCGTGGCTGCGGGGGTCGGGCGCGTATACCCTGCCGGTCCCCGCCATCGCCCGCTGCGCCGCGGCCACGGAATCGTACCCCCCGGCCGCCCGGCCCGCGGCGACCGCGGCGAAGATCGCGGCGCCGAGCGCCGGGGCCTGTTCGCTCCGGGAAATCTTCATCGGGCGCCCGGCGATATCGGCGTAGATCTGCATCAGGAGAGGGTTCCGGGCCGCGAGCCCGCCGCAATTGACGACCTCCCGGACCGGCACGCCGTACTCCTCGATCCGGTCGATGATGGCCAGCGCTCCGAACCCGGTGGCCTCCATCAGCGCGCGGTAGATCTCGTGCGCCCGCGTATGGAGGGTCTGCCCGATCAGCAATCCCGTGAGGCGCACGTCCACCAGCACCGTCCGGTTGCCGTTGTTCCAGTCGAGGGCCAGCAGCCCGCTTTCACCGGCCCGCAGCTGGGCCGCCGCCCGCCCGAGGCGCTCGAAGCGCTCCTCCGGAGTCCCGCCATAGCCCTCCGGCGCGAGCTGGTGGACGCACCAGAGAAAGAGGTCCCCGACCGCCGACTGTCCGGCCTCGATGCCGTAATAACCCTCCATCACGGACCCCTCGACGATGCCGCAGACCCCGGGGATGTCGCCGAGGGGGTCCCCGGCGGGATGGATCATGATGTCGCAGGTGCTGGTCCCCATGATCTTCACGAGGGTCCCGGGCGCGATTCCGGCGCCGACGGCCCCCATGTGCGCGTCGAAAGCCCCCACGGCGACGGCCACCGAGGGCGAAAGCCCCAGCCGGAGCGCCCACTCCCGTGACAGCGTGCCGGCGCGCCGGTCGGCCGTCGACGTCTCGGAGTAGAGGCGCTCCCGCAGCGCGCCGAGACCGGGAGCGAGGGCCTCGAGAAACTCGCGGTCCGGCAACCCGCCCCACGACGGGTGAAACATCGCCTTGTGCCCGGCGGCGCAAACGCTGCGCCGGATCGTTTTCGGGTCCAGCTCACCGGTCAGAACCGCCGGGATCCAGTCGCAGATCTCGACCCAGCTCGACGCGGCGTCGAACACGTCCCGGGCGACGTTACGGCAGCGGAGGATCTTGCTCCACCACCACTCCGACGAATACACCCCGCCGATCTTCGAGAGGAACCGCGGCCGCGTCGCGGAGGCCAGGCGCGTGATCTCCGCCGCTTCCGCGTAGGAGGTGTGGTCCTTCCACAGCCATACCATGGCGTCCGGGTTCCCGCGGAATTTCTCCTGAAAACAGAGCGCCTGTCCCGTGGCGTCGACCGGCATCGGGCTGCTGCCGGTCGTATCGACCCCGATGCCGATCACGGCCTCGGGGCGGAAACCGGGGTCCGCCGCCCGCCCGGCGCGGAGCACCCCGACGACCGATTCCTCGATCCCCGTGACGTAATCGGCGGGGTCCTGGCGCGCCAGGTTCGGTTCGGCCGGGTCCAGCCATACCCCGTCCGTTCCCGAAGGATAGGCGAAGACATGGGTGGCCAGTTCCCTGCCGGAACCCGCGTCCACCAGCAGGGCCCGGCAGGAGTTGGTGCCGAAATCGAGTCCGATCGTGTAGCGAGTCACCGCCGCCCCCCTCCTAGCCCACGAAGTAGAGATAGGCCGCCAGGATCAGGACCAGGACCAGGGCCGAAAGAACCACGTCGGTGGCGGTCCAGCTCTCGCGCGACGCCCGCTTGTGCTCCACCGTCCGCGTGGCGTAGGTGAGTCCGCCGATCCTCGAGTAGTCGGGCGCCGCCGTCAGGTGGCTGGCGACGATCATCACCGCCGCCGACACGGCGAGGATGATCATGCTGTAGTACTGGAAGAAAATGTGGTTGATGATCCAGAACATCGACCCTTCCGGGTACTGGAAACCGGGAATCATCTTCACCGGCGTATCGATGGCCAGGCGCACGATCCCCAGGATGAAGCCGGATACGAGGGCCCAGAGGCACCCGGTGGAGTTCAGCCGCTTGTAGAACACCCCGAGGAAAAAGACCACGAAGATGGGGGGCGCCAGGTAGGACTGGACCCCCTGCAGGTAATCGTACAGGCCGCGCCCCCCCCGGATCACCGGGATCCAGAGGATTCCGATCAGGACCATGACCCCGGTGGCCATCCTCCCCATCCACACCAGTCTTTCCTGGGACACGCCGCGGCGCAGCCGCCCGTAGAAATCGATCGTGAAGAGGGTGGCGCTGGCGTTGAAGGCCCCCGCCAGGGAGCTCATCAGGGCGGCGAGCAGCCCGGCCACGACGATGCCGCGGATGCCGACGGGCAGGACCGTGGCCACCATCAGCGGAAACGCCTGCTGGGCGCTGTCCCGGATGACGGCGCCGTCGGGCCCGATCAGGCTCTGGAACTGGGGCATCCGCCCGGAAACAGCCAGGGCGTAGCAGATGATACCCGGGATGATGAAGATGAAGACCGGGAGGAGCTTGAAGAAGGCCGCGGCGATCGTGCCGCGCCGCGCCTGGGTCTCGTTTCTGGCCGTCAGGGCGCGCTGGACGATGTACTGGTCCGTGCACCAGTACCAGAGCCCGATCACGGGCGCGCAGATCAGCATCCCCAGCCAGGGGTAGTTGTCGTTGAAATACCACGCCATCTGCCTGGCGTTGCTGACGGGCGCCCAGGTCCCCTCGAGACCGTCGGGGACCAGCGGCTTCCAGAGGTTGAACATGTCGCTCGGGACGATGGCGCGCAGTTCCGACCAGCCCCCCAGCGCCTGCAGCCCGAAAAAGGTGACCAGGGCGCTGCCGACGACCAGCACGATGGTCTGCACCGCCTCGGTGTAGGCCACCGCCCTCATCCCGCCGACGATGGTGTACAGCCCGGTGATCACCACCACCAGGAAGGAGCCGATCCAGAAGCTGTCCAGCCCCCAGAGGTTGATTTCGGGAAGGAGGACGGAAAAGACGATGCCCCCGGCGAAAATTCCCACGGCGATCTTGGTCAGCACGTAGGCGACCAGCGAAATGACCGACAGGACCGTGCGCGCCGCCGGGGAGAAGCGCCGCTCCAGGAATTCGGGCATCGTGAAAACTCGTGAGCGCGTGTAGAAGGGGACCATGATCCAGCCGAGCACCAGCAGGCACCAGGCGTGCAGCTCGTAGTGGGCCATGGCGACCCCGTCGGTGGTCCCCGAGGCCGCCAGCCCCACCAGGTGCTCCGACCCGATGTTGGAGGCGAAGATCGAGGCCCCGACGATGAACCACCCCAGTTCCCGGCCGGCCAGGAAATAGCCGGCGGATGTCTTGTTCTGCTTCTTGGCGACCCAGACCACGATCCCCGCGATCAGGGCGAAATAGCACGCGATCACCAGCCAGTCGATAGGATGCAGCACGGTCATGCCCAATGTCCTCCGGGTGTTATCTCGTTGAGAATTGGTAGAGCGTCACCTGGCGATAGGTCTCGCCCGGCCGAAGCGTCGCCTGCGGAAATTGCGGCCGGTTCGGGGTATCGGGAAAAGCCTGCGTTTCCAGGCACAGGCCCGAGCGGGCGCCGTGGGCGACGCCCCCCTTCCCCGTCTGGCTCCCGTCCAGAAAGTTGCCGCTGTAAAACTGGATCCCGGGCTGGTCGGTGGAGACCGTCATCACACGCCCGCTCCCCGGTTCGTAGAGCTCCGCCGCGCGGCGGACCTCCCCCCGCTCCCCCCGCAGGACCCAGTTGTGGTCATAGCCTCCGCCCACCGCCAGTTGCCCGTCCGGCTCCCCGATGCGGGCGCCGATCTCCGTCGAGGAGCGGAAGTCGAAGGGAGTGCCGGCGACGTCCAGCAGCCGCCCGGTCGGGATGAGGCCGGGGCCCACCTCCGTTATGGCGTCCGCCTCCAAGGAGAGCCGGTGGCCCAGGATGGTCCGGGTGAAGTCCCCCGAGAGGTTGAAGTAGGAATGCTGCGTCGGGTTCAGGACCGTCGGTTTGTCCGTGGTCCCCTCGTATTCGATCCGCAGCTCGTTCTTGTCCGTGAGGGTGTAGGTGACCTTGAGCCGCACCGTGCCGGGGTACCCCTCCTCGCCGTCCGGGCTGACCAGGCGGAGCGAGACGGAGGGCCCGGCCGGGTCCTCGACCACCGCCCCCTCCCAGAGGGCCCGGTCGAAACCGCGCCTCCCCCCGTGCAGGTGATTCGGCCCGTCGTTGACCGCGAGCTCGACGATCCCGCCGTCGAGGGGGAAACGCCCCCCGGCGATGCGGTTGCCGTACCGGCCCACGACGGCGCCCAGGTAGCCGCCGCCGCGCTCGTAGCCTTCGACGGTATCGTACCCCAGCACCACGTCCGCCATTTTCCCCTCCCGGTCGGGCGCCACGATCCGGCGGATCACCGCCCCGTAGTCGAGGACCTCGACGAGGACGCCCGAGGGGTTTTCAAGCAGGTAGCTTTTTACGGCCCTGCCGTCGGCGAGCCGTCCGAACGTATTCGTGGTCACGGAACCCTCCTCCTCTTTGTCAGGGGCGCAACCTGCCGCCGAGAGGAGGGGGAAAAGCGCGAAACAGAGAACCAACGACCTCACCATGGCTCATGCTCCCTTATGATTTTGGATTTAGGGGCGTAGTGTGTCACAACACCCTCCCGAGGGCAATTCATTTCCTTTCCCCCCCCGCGAGAGAGGGGGAGGCCCCTGCAGACGCGGGGGGAATATGCTAAAATCCGCCAGGACCGGCGACAGCGGCCGCGCCAAGGAGGAGGGATGAAAAGGATTCTTCAGGGGAACGAAGCCATCGCCCGGGGCGCCTGGGAGGCGGGGGTTGCGGTCGGGTGCGCCTATCCCGGGACGCCGAGCAGCGAGATCATGTCCGAGCTCTCCCGCTACCCGGAGGTCTACACGGAATGGTCGACGAACGAAAAGGTCTCCCTGGAGGTGGCCTTCGGGGCCTCCCTGGCGGGGGGGCGGGCGCTCGTCGCCATGAAGCATGTGGGCCTGAACGTGGCCGCCGACCCCCTGATGAGCATCGCCTACACCGGCGTCAAGGGGGGGCTCGTCATCGTGGTGGCGGACGATCCCGGGCAGCACAGCTCCCAGAACGAGCAGGACAGCCGCCACTGGACCCGGTTTGGCAAGGTGCCGATGCTCGAACCCGCCGATTCGGCCGAATGCAGGGACTTCACCCGGATCGCCTTCGACATGAGCGAACGCTTCGACACCCCCGTCCTCGTGCGGAGCGAGACCCGCGTATCCCACAGCGATTCCCCGGTGGAGACCGGGGAGCGGACCGAACCGGCGCTCCCGAAGGGCCTCAGCCGCGCCGACGCGCCCAAGCAGGTGATGGTCCCCGCCTACGCCCGCGTGCGGCGCCTGGAGATCGACCGGCGCATGGAGAGACTCGAGGCCTACGCCGAGGAGGAGTTCCCCGGCAACGTCACCGAGTTCGGGGACCTGTCCGTCGGCTTCATCGCCTCCGGCGTGTCCTGCCTTTACGCCAGGGAGCTCTTCCCCGGCTATTCGTTTCTGAAGCTCGGCATGGTCTGGCCCCTGCCCCGCAGGAGGATCGCCGATTTCTGCCGGAAGGTCAAAAAGGTGATCGTGGTGGAGGAACTGGACCCCTTCCTGGAGACCGAGATCCGCGCCATGGGGATCAGGGTGCGGCACGGAAAGGACCTGGTCCCCTCGATCGGGGAGCTGACGCCCGCGATCCTGGAAGCCTCCCTGACGAAAGCGGTCACGGGAAGGAAATGCCGTCCGGCCAAACCGCGCGCGCGGACGGCCGAACTCCCCGGCCGTCCGCCCAATTTCTGCGCGGGGTGCGGCCACCGGCCGCTCTTTTACGCGCTGAAAAAGCTGGGGGTCTTCGTCTTCGGCGACATCGGGTGCTACACCCTGTCGGTCGCGCCCCCCCTTTCGGCCATGCACGCCTCGACCTGCATGGGGGCGAGCGTCGGGGGCGCCTACGGCGCGGGGAAGGTCCTCGGCAAGGAGGGGCTCGGCAAGGTGTGCGCCGTGCTCGGGGACTCCACCTTCCTGCACGGCGGCGTCGCCCCGCTCATGGATGCGGTATACAACCAGGGGTATTCCACGACCCTCATCCTGGACAACCGGATCACGGCGATGACGGGCCAGCAGGATCACCCCGGAACCGGCCGCACCATCCGCGGGGGTGAAGCCCCGACGGTCGATTACGCCGGGCTCGCCCGCGCCGTGGGGGTCCGGCACGTGCGCCACGTCGACCCCTACAATATCGCCGAAACGATCGCCGTGGTCCGCGAAGAGCTCGAGCGCGACGACGCCTCGGTCATCATCACCCGCGACAGCCCCTGCATCCTGCTCCGCCGCGAGCGCCCCCGGGACCGTTTCCCCCACCCGCTCTACCGGGTGAACGAGGAGACCTGCCGTGGATGCCGCGCGTGCCTCAATGTCGCCTGTCCCGCCATCAGCTGGCGGCCGGAGCCGGGGATGACGGCGGAAGGACAGAAGAGGAAGGGGACGGCCGTCATCAACCCCGAGCAGTGTGTCGGCTGCGGGGTCTGCGGCCAGGTCTGCACGTTCGGGAGCATCATACCGAAGGAAAGTTGAGGATCCGCATGTCGACGAGTCAAGCCACCACCAATGTGTTCTTCTCCGGCGTCGGGGGGCAGGGGACCATTCTCGCCAGCAACATCCTCGGCCAGGTTCTCCTCCGGGCGGGCTACGACGTCAAGAAGGCCGAGGTGCACGGAATGGCGCAGCGCGGGGGGGACGTCACCACCCATTTCCGCTTCGGCGCCCGGGTCCATTCCCCCCTCATCCGGCAGGGGGACGTCGATCTCCTGATCGCCTTCGAACTGCTCGAGGGGCTGCGCTACATCGACTGGCTCAAGCCGGATGCCAGGATCGTGCTGAACAATCACCGGATCCTCCCCCCGGCCGTGAGCCTCGGAAAGATGGAATACCCGGCCGACGTCGCGGGGACCTTCCGGAAGCATTTCGGGGGGAACGCGCACCTCGTCGAAGGGACGGGCATCGCCCGCGCCCTCGGCAACGTCCAGGTGGCCAACGTGGTCCTCCTCGGGGCCCTGTCCTTCCTTTTTCCTGACCTCGGCGAGGAGCGGTGGCTCGAAGCCCTCCGCGAGATCCTTCCACCCCGTCTGCAGGAGATCAATGTCCGGGCCTTCCTCGAGGGGAGGGGGTGCCTGGCGGGAAGAGGGCAAGGATGATGGCCCGAATCGCCGATGCATCGGACCCGGACGCCGTCAGGGAGGCGGCCCGGATCCTCCGCCGGGGGGGCCTGGTCGCCTTTCCGACCGAGACGGTCTACGGGCTGGGAGCCGACGCTCTCAATCCCCTGGCCGTGGCCCGGATCTTCGAGGTCAAGGGGCGCCCGCGCCTGGACCCCCTGATCGTCCATGTCGCCGACGCCGAGGACGCCGCCCTGTACGGGGTCTTTTCCGATCGGGCGCGGGCCCTGGCGCCGCGGTTCTGGCCCGGGCCGCTGACCCTGGTCGTGCCCAAAACGCCCCGGGTTCCCGACATCGTCACGGCCGGCCTCGAGACGGTGGCTATCCGCGTCCCGT
It encodes:
- the araD gene encoding L-ribulose-5-phosphate 4-epimerase AraD translates to MDALKEEVFRANTELVRLGLVTGTWGNASAVDRSRGIVVIKPSGVDYASMAPGDMAVVDLDGREVGPGLRPSSDTATHLELYRAFEGIGGVVHTHSPYATMFAQASREIPCLGTTHADHFRGAVPVTRFLSEEEVRGEYERETGRLIVERFRGLDPLATPGVLVAGHAPFAWGAHAAAAVENSLVLERVAQLALGTLGLDPGIGALPEYIQEKHYRRKHGPDAYYGQGKTPPS
- a CDS encoding ribulokinase, which codes for MTRYTIGLDFGTNSCRALLVDAGSGRELATHVFAYPSGTDGVWLDPAEPNLARQDPADYVTGIEESVVGVLRAGRAADPGFRPEAVIGIGVDTTGSSPMPVDATGQALCFQEKFRGNPDAMVWLWKDHTSYAEAAEITRLASATRPRFLSKIGGVYSSEWWWSKILRCRNVARDVFDAASSWVEICDWIPAVLTGELDPKTIRRSVCAAGHKAMFHPSWGGLPDREFLEALAPGLGALRERLYSETSTADRRAGTLSREWALRLGLSPSVAVAVGAFDAHMGAVGAGIAPGTLVKIMGTSTCDIMIHPAGDPLGDIPGVCGIVEGSVMEGYYGIEAGQSAVGDLFLWCVHQLAPEGYGGTPEERFERLGRAAAQLRAGESGLLALDWNNGNRTVLVDVRLTGLLIGQTLHTRAHEIYRALMEATGFGALAIIDRIEEYGVPVREVVNCGGLAARNPLLMQIYADIAGRPMKISRSEQAPALGAAIFAAVAAGRAAGGYDSVAAAQRAMAGTGRVYAPDPRSHAVYRRLYALYRRMHDAFGTREGSGNMYGVMKELLDIRDEVRRA
- a CDS encoding sodium/solute symporter (Members of the Solute:Sodium Symporter (SSS), TC 2.A.21 as described in tcdb.org, catalyze solute:Na+ symport. Known solutes for members of the family include sugars, amino acids, nucleosides, inositols, vitamins, urea or anions, depending on the system.); this encodes MTVLHPIDWLVIACYFALIAGIVVWVAKKQNKTSAGYFLAGRELGWFIVGASIFASNIGSEHLVGLAASGTTDGVAMAHYELHAWCLLVLGWIMVPFYTRSRVFTMPEFLERRFSPAARTVLSVISLVAYVLTKIAVGIFAGGIVFSVLLPEINLWGLDSFWIGSFLVVVITGLYTIVGGMRAVAYTEAVQTIVLVVGSALVTFFGLQALGGWSELRAIVPSDMFNLWKPLVPDGLEGTWAPVSNARQMAWYFNDNYPWLGMLICAPVIGLWYWCTDQYIVQRALTARNETQARRGTIAAAFFKLLPVFIFIIPGIICYALAVSGRMPQFQSLIGPDGAVIRDSAQQAFPLMVATVLPVGIRGIVVAGLLAALMSSLAGAFNASATLFTIDFYGRLRRGVSQERLVWMGRMATGVMVLIGILWIPVIRGGRGLYDYLQGVQSYLAPPIFVVFFLGVFYKRLNSTGCLWALVSGFILGIVRLAIDTPVKMIPGFQYPEGSMFWIINHIFFQYYSMIILAVSAAVMIVASHLTAAPDYSRIGGLTYATRTVEHKRASRESWTATDVVLSALVLVLILAAYLYFVG
- a CDS encoding galactose mutarotase; the protein is MVRSLVLCFALFPLLSAAGCAPDKEEEGSVTTNTFGRLADGRAVKSYLLENPSGVLVEVLDYGAVIRRIVAPDREGKMADVVLGYDTVEGYERGGGYLGAVVGRYGNRIAGGRFPLDGGIVELAVNDGPNHLHGGRRGFDRALWEGAVVEDPAGPSVSLRLVSPDGEEGYPGTVRLKVTYTLTDKNELRIEYEGTTDKPTVLNPTQHSYFNLSGDFTRTILGHRLSLEADAITEVGPGLIPTGRLLDVAGTPFDFRSSTEIGARIGEPDGQLAVGGGYDHNWVLRGERGEVRRAAELYEPGSGRVMTVSTDQPGIQFYSGNFLDGSQTGKGGVAHGARSGLCLETQAFPDTPNRPQFPQATLRPGETYRQVTLYQFSTR
- a CDS encoding 4Fe-4S dicluster domain-containing protein — encoded protein: MKRILQGNEAIARGAWEAGVAVGCAYPGTPSSEIMSELSRYPEVYTEWSTNEKVSLEVAFGASLAGGRALVAMKHVGLNVAADPLMSIAYTGVKGGLVIVVADDPGQHSSQNEQDSRHWTRFGKVPMLEPADSAECRDFTRIAFDMSERFDTPVLVRSETRVSHSDSPVETGERTEPALPKGLSRADAPKQVMVPAYARVRRLEIDRRMERLEAYAEEEFPGNVTEFGDLSVGFIASGVSCLYARELFPGYSFLKLGMVWPLPRRRIADFCRKVKKVIVVEELDPFLETEIRAMGIRVRHGKDLVPSIGELTPAILEASLTKAVTGRKCRPAKPRARTAELPGRPPNFCAGCGHRPLFYALKKLGVFVFGDIGCYTLSVAPPLSAMHASTCMGASVGGAYGAGKVLGKEGLGKVCAVLGDSTFLHGGVAPLMDAVYNQGYSTTLILDNRITAMTGQQDHPGTGRTIRGGEAPTVDYAGLARAVGVRHVRHVDPYNIAETIAVVREELERDDASVIITRDSPCILLRRERPRDRFPHPLYRVNEETCRGCRACLNVACPAISWRPEPGMTAEGQKRKGTAVINPEQCVGCGVCGQVCTFGSIIPKES
- a CDS encoding indolepyruvate oxidoreductase subunit beta codes for the protein MSTSQATTNVFFSGVGGQGTILASNILGQVLLRAGYDVKKAEVHGMAQRGGDVTTHFRFGARVHSPLIRQGDVDLLIAFELLEGLRYIDWLKPDARIVLNNHRILPPAVSLGKMEYPADVAGTFRKHFGGNAHLVEGTGIARALGNVQVANVVLLGALSFLFPDLGEERWLEALREILPPRLQEINVRAFLEGRGCLAGRGQG